The following proteins come from a genomic window of Sorghum bicolor cultivar BTx623 chromosome 3, Sorghum_bicolor_NCBIv3, whole genome shotgun sequence:
- the LOC8079488 gene encoding uncharacterized protein LOC8079488: MAQLLHLPDLAAARPPAGRRRGVALAPAPAGPGRFKQGEAGTARGRVIRVADPVREGRMPVPPPPPLLAAPATPSESPPATGRRGDEDDEERQRYYLNMGYAIRTLREELPDVLYKEPSFDIYRDDIVFQDPLNTFKGLENYKRLFWALRFTGRIFFKALWVDIVSIWQPAENMIMIRWIAHGIPRVPWDGHGRFDGASVYKLDKNGKIYEHKVHNVAMNPPTKFKVLPVHELIRSLGCPSTAKPTYFEASSQYLCAGPSYLRLAWIRCYISLCRMLSLANLGEG; encoded by the exons ATGGCTCAGCTGCTGCACCTGCCGGACCTCGCGGCGGCGCGGCCGCCGGcggggaggaggaggggcgtggcgttggcgccggcgccggcgggacCGGGTCGCTTCAAACAGGGGGAGGCGGGGACGGCGAGGGGGCGGGTGATCAGGGTCGCCGATCCCGTGCGGGAGGGCCGGATGCcggtcccgccgccgccgccgctcctcgCCGCGCCGGCCACGCCGTCGGAGTCGCCGCCGGCCACGGGGAGGCGTGgggacgaggacgacgaggagaGGCAGAGGTACTACCTCAACATGGGGTACGCGATCCGGACGCTCAGGGAGGAGCTCCCCGATGTGCTCTACAAGGAGCCCAGCTTCGACATCTACAG AGATGACATTGTCTTCCAAGATCCCTTGAATACATTCAAGGGCCTGGAAAATTACAAAAGGCTATTCTGGGCGCTTCGTTTTACTGGCCGGATCTTCTTCAAAGCATTGTGGGTTGATATAGTTAGTATATGGCAGCCTGCTGAGAACATGATCATGATTCGCTGGATTGCCCACGGCATTCCTCGAGTACCTTGGGATGGGCATGGCCGCTTTGATGGTGCTTCTGTGTATAAACTTGACAAGAATGGCAAGATCTATGAGCATAAGGTGCACAATGTCGCAATGAATCCACCAACGAAATTCAAGGTCCTACCGGTCCATGAGCTAATCAGATCACTTGGTTGCCCCTCTACTGCAAAACCAACTTACTTCGAAGCTTCATCACAATATCTGTGTGCTGGGCCATCTTATTTGAGATTAGCATGGATAAGATGCTACATCTCATTGTGCCGTATGCTTTCGCTAGCAAATCTGGGAGAAGGATAG
- the LOC8081384 gene encoding uncharacterized protein LOC8081384, producing MAANGGVREAARYGAGSGKRRDLQQHQAAGGGCGHYFQMPLHYPRYSREDYEAMPEWQLDRLLSEYGLPVAGTVHHKRTFAMGAFLWAAAAGNNHS from the coding sequence ATGGCGGCGAACGGCGGCGTCCGGGAGGCGGCGAGGTACGGCGCCGGCAGCGGGAAGAGGCGGGACCTGCAGCAGCATcaggcggccggcggcgggtgCGGGCACTACTTCCAGATGCCGCTGCACTACCCGAGGTACAGTCGGGAGGACTACGAGGCCATGCCCGAGTGGCAGCTCGACCGCCTCCTCTCCGAGTACGGCCTGCCCGTCGCCGGCACCGTCCACCACAAGCGCACCTTCGCTATGGGAGCCTTCCtctgggccgccgccgccggcaacAACCACTCATGA